The Clostridiisalibacter paucivorans DSM 22131 genome segment TATTATATCTTCTTTTCTCTCTCTAAGGGGAGATGCCACAATGCAAAGCACCTTAAGTCTATAATACAAATCCCTTCTAAATTTCCCCTCCTCTACAAGTCTTTCCAATTTTCTATTTGTTGCAGCTATTATTCTTACATCGAGCTTTACTTGACTATTACCACCTATTCTAGTTATACACATAGTTTCAAGTACTCTCAATAATTTAGCTTGAAGATGAATTTGCATTTCTCCTATCTCGTCAAGGAAAAGTGTGCCGCCACTTGCAAGTTCAAATTTCCCCTGTTTTCCACCTTTTCGAGCCCCTGTAAATGCACCCTCTTCATAACCAAATAACTCACTATCTATAAGCTCATTGGGAAAATTGGCACAATTCAAGGCTATAAAAGGCCCTTTGCTTCTACTACTATAATTGTGTATAGACTGAGCTATTAGCTCTTTTCCTGTCCCACTTTCACCTAATATAAGAATTGTTTCATCACTCTTCGCAAATTTTTTTCCACGATCTATTAGCCTAAGCATTTGTATACTTTGACCTATTAAATCATCAAATGTAAAGAATGCTCGATATCCTGCTATATTGTTGGCAAATCTTCTAGAACGCTCCATACTTCTAAATATATCTATCGCTCCAATCACCTTTCCATCATCAGAATACACTGGATATCCTGAATTTATAAAATGAAATTTCTTGCCATTGTATTTTATAAAATATTCAACATCTACTATGCTCTTTTTATTTTTTAATATCTCTAATAGCATCGGTTTTCCAATAGTAAGTTCTGACAGATGTTTTTTAAATAACTCCTGTTTATTAGTCTCTAATACCTTGAAACATGATTTATTGGCATATTTCACATAGCCATCCTTGTCACAGTAAGAAATACTGTCATTTACATTATCTAAAGCCTTTAGTACCATCTCTCCATACCGAGAATACTTTTGAGATATCTTAAAAATATTCTTAATTATATTAGATACTTTATCTAATAGTTTATTTACATTGTCACTTATTTTTTCATTGTCAATAAAATTCAAAATACAAATACTTCTGCCTTCATCAATGACTTCTTTGCTATAAAAACATATGTTAGCATCCTTTTCATAATCATATATAATTTTCTTACCTTGATACTGATACATATATGATTTGCTTTTGAAGTCATATACTAAAATAACATAGCCATCTTCAACATAAAGTACTAAAAGTCCAGAGCTTATATTCACTTGATCTATTGCAAAGTTAAAGCAATCCTTTAAAAGTTCATATTCCCTTTTATCATAAAGTTTATCTGTTGAAACAAAACATTTAGAGTAAGTAAACTTATCTTTCATATTGTTTATCACCCCATCCATTTTAATCTTTATATTATTTAAACTTATTATTATGTATAATATAAAAAATTCAGTACAAAATAAAAGCCTTATGCTTTTGCACAAGACTTAATAATAAGATTTATTTTATTCTATATCATATTTATCATATTTGGGTACAGTTTTATAAAATTCATCATAGATATCCTGTCTTAATTTTTCATCACTAAATATATCAAATCCTGTTAAAGCTAAGGCCTTGGCTCCTTTCATCATTTGATTATGGGCATTCTCAGTTATAGCTGCATTAGTAAATGCCATGGAATGACTAATAGTTCCTAGTTCTGCTATTTTTAGATATGAATGTATAGCTGGTACTACAAGACTTACATTTCCAATGTCTGACGAGCCATATTTTATATTTGGTTTTGGATAATGCATTTCTTCGCCAAATTGTGCTATGTTATCCTTTAGTTTTTCAGCTATAAATTTATTGGGATATCTCTCTGTATAAACAAGGGTCTTACTAATATTGGCCTTTACTCCCATAAAATTTTCTATAGACTTAACTATATGTTCTATATGTTTTACAACTATTTTCAAATCACTAACAGTATCTGCCCTTACACTAAAGGAACAACAGGCATAATCAGGGATAACATTGGGTACTTTTCCCCCTTCTGTTATTATTCCATTTATATTTGATTTTAAAGGAAGGATGGCCCTTATATGGTCTATGAAATTGAATGTATGTATTACCGCTTGTAATGCATTAATACCCTCTTCTGGAGAAGAAGAGTGGGCAGATTTTCCGTGATATTCTATCTTCAATTTTCTAGTTGCCAATCCTCCTCTGCATATAATGTTTGAAGTACTAGGGTGTATCATCATAGCATAGTCAATATCATCAAATACACCTTTATTGACCATGATTACCTTTCCTCCACCACCTTCTTCTCCAGGAGTCCCTATTACTACAATTTTTCCATCAATTTTATTTGCTACTTTACTTAGTCCTATGGCCGCCCCTACAGACATCGTTCCTATTAAATTATGGCCACAGCCATGGCCTATTTCTGGCAATGCATCATACTCTGCTAAAAATGCCACTGTAGGACCCTTGCCCTTGCCATTGTATTCCGCTCTAAATGCAGTTTCCAATCCTGCTATTCCCTTTTTTACATTAAAATTGTGTTTCTCCAACAATGATATTATATTTTCTACTGCACTGTATTCATTAAAAGCAAGCTCTGGTTTTTCGTGAATTCTTTTGCTCAAATCTATTAATTCTTCTCTAATGCCCTCTATTTCACCACTAATTTGTTGTTTTAGCATCATAAAATTTTCACCTCATAAATTTTAATATTGATGACAAGATACATAGTGTCCTGTTTCTACTTCCTTTTCTATTGGCATTTCTTGTGAGCATATTGCCTTAGCAAATGGACACCTCTCATGAAAATAACAGCCCGATGGCAAATTTATTGCGCTGGGAATTTCCCCCTCTATATTTTTAGAATTCTTCAAATTCGTACCCGATAGCTTAGGTACAGCAGAAAACAACGCCTTAGTATATGGATGTAGAGGATTTTTGAATATATGTCCCTTACTGCCCTTTTCTACAATCTTCCCTAGATACATAACTCCAAGGTCATCACTTATATGCTTAACCACTGATAAATCATGGGCTATAAATAAATAGGAAAAATTATATTCCTCCTTTAAATCTATCATTAGATTTAATATCTGAGCTTGAATAGATACATCAAGGGCAGAAACAGGCTCATCTGCTATTATAAACTCTGGTTCCACAGCCAATGCCCGTGCTATACCAATCCTCTGTCTCTGTCCTCCACTAAATTGATGAGGATACCTTGTGGCCTGTTCAGCCCTTATACCCACCTTTTGTAATATCTCAAATGCCTTTTCTATGGCTTCATTTTTAGAACTTACAACTTTATGAAACAACATAGGCTCTATCAATATATCTAATACCTTCTGTCGTGGATTTAATGAAGCATATGGATCTTGAAATATCATTTGCATCTTCTTTCTATATTTGAGCATCTCATTTCCAGTAAGATCTGTTATATCTTCTCCATTAAAATTAATCTGTCCACCTTTAGGATCAATAAGCTTAATCACTGTTCTAGCAGTTGTAGATTTCCCACATCCCGACTCTCCAACTAAACTAAAAACTTTACCCTTGTCAATGGAAAAACTTATATTATTTACTGCATTTACTATTCTCTCTTCCTTGATAAATTTCCCATTTCTAAACTTAATCTTATCTAAAAAGCCTTTATTAAGATCAAATTTCTGTTCTAAATTTTTTACTTCAAGAATTTTCTCCACCTATTCTGCCTCCTTTCTCAATGGGAAGTGACATGCAACATAGTGTCCACGAGAAACTTCTACAAGTTCAGGTTCTTGTTCTTTACAAATATCCTGACAGTGCTTACATCTAGGAGAAAAATTACATCCTTTAGGAAGATTAAACATATTTGGTACAATGCCAGGTATTGCTTCCAGTCTATCCTTATCTTTATCAAGATCAGGAATTGAACCTATAAGTCCCTTTGTATATGGATGTACGTAATCTTCTACGATACTCTTTGTATCTCCAGTTTCAACAATCTTTCCACAATACATAACATTTATTCTATCCGCTACTTCAGACACAACAGCTAAATCATGGGTTATTAACATCAATGAACAGCCTTGCTCCTTTACAAGATTTGTCATCAATCTTAATATCTGTGCCTGTATCGTAACATCTAGAGCAGTAGTTGGCTCGTCTGCTATTATAAGTTTTGGATTTGCTGCAAGTGCTATTGCTATAACTACCCTCTGTCTCATACCACCACTAAATTGATGAGGATAGCTTTTCAATCTACTTTCAGGATTAGAAATGCCCACTGATTTTAAAAGTTCTACACATCTTTTCCGTCTTTGTTCCTTTGTCAACTTTTCATGAAGTATCAATACTTCTTCCATTTGCTCTCCTATTGTATATACTGGATTCAATGATGTCATAGGGTCTTGGAAAACCATAGAAATCTCTTTACCTCTAATATTGTTCATTTGATTTTCTGATTTTTCCATTAGATCTTGCCCATCAAATATTATTTCTCCCGTTTCTATCTTTCCCGGCTTATCTATCAGTTTTATTACAGAGAAACCTGTAATAGATTTGCCTCCTCCAGATTCTCCTACAACACCCAATATTTCTCCTTCATCTATATCAAAACTTATATCATCTACAGCCTTTACCGTTCCTTTAAAGGTATGGAAATATGTTCTTAGATTTTTGACTTCCAATAATTTCTTTTTCATTCTATCACCTCTTTTATTTCAGCTTAGGATTTAATTCATCTCTTAAAAAATCACCTAACAAATTTATGCCAAAAACAATAATCATAATATACAATCCTGGAAAAATAGATACCCACCATAATCCACTGTACAGTACATTAAAACCATTGTTACACAGCATACCTAAAGATGGTTTAGTGACAGGAACTCCCAACCCTAAAAAACTTAAAGTTGCCTCTGTAAGTATAAAGGAACCCACCTGAATAGTTGATAATACTATAATAGATGTGAACACGTTGGGTAGTACATGTTTAAATATAATCTTAAAATTATGAAGCCCTATAACCTTTGTAGCCTCAATGAACTCTTTCTTTTTTACCGAAAGTGTCTCTCCTCTTACTGTTCTGGCGTATCTTACCCATCCCACTAAGGACAGTGCTATTAATATATTAATTATTCCTCTACCAATTAGAGACATTAAAAATATTGCAATTAACATCGTGGGAAAAGAAAGCTGTATATCAGCTATACGCATAATTATTACATCCACTTTTCCTCCAAAATATCCTGACATAAGTCCCAATACTATGCCTATGACACTGGCTAAAAATGTTCCAGCTATACCTATAATTAAAGAAACTCTACTTCCATATACTATAGCACTAAAAATATCCCTTCCCTGTTGGTCAGTGCCCAAGAAAAATCTTGCCTCTCCTCCTTCATTCCATGCAGGAGGCTTATATGCATTATTTAAATCTATATTAGACATATCATAGGGGTTTTGCACTGTAAATAATGGACCCAGTATAGCAATTAAAAGTACAGAGACAACTATAATTGAACCAATAATTGCCGTAGGGGATTTTTTATAATTATAAAAAAATTCCGAATCTAAAAATAATCTCCATTTACTAGTTTTCTCCTGAACCTTATTAGAAGTCTGTATTTGAGTTTCCATATTATCACCTGCCTTTTAATTATTTCAAATCTATTCTAGGATCTATAAAAGTATAAAGAATATCTACAATGAAGTTTATAAATACAAACATAACCGCAACAAACAATACATATGCAGCCACTATTGGTCTATCAGCACTATTTATAGCATCAATAAGTAATTTTCCCATTCCTGGCCAAGCAAATATTGTCTCTGTTATAGTAGTAAATGCTATTAGGGAACCTAATTGTAAACCAAATATAGTAACTACAGGTATTAAGGTATTCTTTAATGCATGCCCAAATAAAACCTTCCTTTGTGAAACACCCTTTGCTCTAGCAAATTTCACATAATCCTGTCTAACATTTTCCTGCATTCCAGCACGAGTTAATCGAATGATTGTAGCTATATTGGCCAGTGCAAGGGTTATGGACGGCAATATCAAATGTTTCCATCCAGTTACTGTAGCAAGACTAGTTTTGATACCTAAAATTGTACCAGTGTCGCCTCGTCCCGATACAGGAAGGATTCCTAAAGTAAGGCTAAATAAAAAAATCATCACCATACCCACCCAAAATGAAGGTAGTGATATCCCAGCAATTGATAAAGTCATAATTGTTTTGCTAGATATTTTTTCAGGATATGCCCCAGATATTACTCCCAAAGGGATACCTATCAATGCTGACAATAACATAGCTATAATTACAAGCTCCAAAGTAGCTGGAAATCTTTCTATTATTAACCCCAATGCTGGTTGATGATATATATATGATTTCCCAAAATCTCCTTTCAGGGCATTCTTTACAAATACACCATATTGAACTGGAAGTGGTTTATCCAAGCCTAGGTATTCTATAGCCGCCTGAATTTCTGCCTCTGTAGCATTTTCTCTAACCATTAAATATACAGGATTCCCCATAACACTTGTAAACATAAATACCAATATAGATACTACAAATAGTACTAAAATAAGTTGAGATATCCTTGTCAATAGATATCTAAGCATATTATCACCCTCTCTATCTATAATGTATTTTGAATATTATGTATTTTCTTATTGAATTGAATAAGGAAAGGAAAAATCCTTTCCTTATTCAATTATTTATTTTACAAATTCTATATCCCAAGCATGTATATAGTTGTCTTTTCGTGGATGATACTTTACATCTTTACTATGGGCATATATATCCTGTTGAAAATGAAGAGGTATATATGATACATCATCAGCTGCAACTTTCCATACTTCCTGCATTATTTTATCTCTTTCAGCGGGATCAGCTGTTGCTATAGCTTGATCTACTAATTTATCTACTTCAGGGTTTTGATAGTAACCTCTATTAACTGCACCATAGCCATCCTTTACATAACCATTCTGTGCCATACTATAGACAAGATCTAATCCCATAAGAGCACTTTCTCCACCACTGTCTGCCCATCCTGTCATACATAAATGGGTATTATCTCCTTCTTTATTAGTTCCACTTATATATGTGAAAAATATAGTTCTTGACATTAAATTTAGGTTTACCTTTATGCCTACTTTTTCAAAATAACCTGCTACTGCTGTTGCGATCTCTGCATCATTTATATACCTATCATTAGACGCATCTAGGGTAACCTCAAATCTGTAACCATCGTCCTGTCTTGAATAACCTGCTTCATCAAGAAGCTTCTCTGCTAATTCTGGATCATAACTCAATCTTTCTATATCTGGGTTATAACCATTAAATCCTTCAGGTATATAAGTAGCAGCAGGTGTAGCATAATTATTCATTATTTTTTCAACAATTTCTTCTTCATTTATTGCACGATACATCGCTTCTCTTACTTTAATATCTTTAAATGGATTAGAACCATCTGGAGATTTTAAAGGCATTTCTGCATCCTTACTTGGAGTATCTGTCCAACCTGCTAAATTAAGATATATAACCCTCAAACTAGGCTGAGATACGATTTCTATATTATCCTTTGACTTAAGTATTTCTATGTCTCTAACCGGTACATCTGCTATGAAGTCAACAGAACCTGAAACCATGTTTGCTGTACGTGTCCCCTCATTCGTAATAGGTTTGAATGTTACTTTTTCTACATCAGGTAATTCTCCCCAAAAATCATCATTTCTTTCAAATACAATTTTGTCTCCCCTCACATGCTCAACAAATTCATATCTTCCAGTTCCATTGGGATTCAATGCAATCCATTCATCACTCTGCCCTTCACATGTCTCTTTATCCAAAATCATTAAATCCTTTAAATGGGCAAGAAGTAATGCATTGGAGTCTTTACATACAACTTTTAGAGTATAGTCGTTAATCTTTTCATAACTTTCTACTGTAGATAAACAGTATTTAAAGGCAGACATTTCTTCTTTTGACCTATCAAATGAATATATTACATCATCTGCTGTAAAGTCGTTACCATTATGAAATTTAACCCCTTTTCTCAAATTAAAAGTCCATGTTTTTGCATCGTCAGATATCTCCCAGGTCTCTGCAAGAGAAGGCTCAGGTTGTAGATTTGCATCAGGTGCCACAAGTGAATCATATAAATGATTATTTATGGCATTGGTTATTGTCTCATTTAATGGATATGGATCTAAGGAGTAAGCATCTCCAGCTAATCCTATAACTACCTCCTTTGGCACATCAGTATTATCACCTTCATCAGTGCCATCACTGTTATTCACAGTATCGGTATTTCCTCCACAACCTGCGAATAAAGAAACTATAAGTACAGTAATTAAAAAAAGCACAGTTGTTTTTTTAAACATCTACATTCCCCCTATTTTTTATTCTCTTATGCTATGATAATACGTTAATTTATTAAAGTATGTCTTTAAATTAACATATTATTAGCAAAGAAATTTATTTTTCTGGATAAATAGATATCTATCCAGTTATTGATTGTTTAAATTTTGTGATAATAATGATTGTATTTCTTCAAGGTTATCAAAATGTGACATCAATTTGTCCTTCATGTTGAAACTTAATATTACTATCAATATCTCTATTAGACAGATAGTAGATGAAATAAAGTTATGAAATACAAGAGAGTCGCTATGACTCTTTAAAGAATATTTAGAATTCTTAGACAATGGTGAGTTATCACTATCTGTTATAGATATATATGTGAAGTTATTTTTAAAAAGATATTGAGCAAGATTGATAATACTATGAGAGTACTTAGGAAAAGATATGAGAATAAAACAATCATCCGTTGTGGCTCTTGCAAAATCTATACTTGACTCCATTATATCTCCTACTTCCAGAGTTACGCTATCAATATTTATAAGCCGCAATCTACTATTTATATATTCTGCGATAACTTTAGATATACCTTGACCACATATGTATATACGCCTTGATTTACTAATTAAATACGATATTTCTTGAAATTTCTCTATACTATTATGGCTAAGTGCCCTCTCATAGTTTAGTTTATGAATTTGAATAATATTATTATATACATCTTTTAGATTATCCAGCTCTTGAAGTGAAGACTTTATCTCATTAGGAACATGAAGCTGTTTCTTTATTAGTTCCTGAAATGATTTTTTTAATTCAGTAAAGGAATCTATCTCAATACTCTTACAAAAATTCAATATAGTTACTTCTGAAACATCTATTTCTTGACTTATATCTTTTAAACTCATAAAACCTACTTTACCTCTATTTTTTATGAGGTATTCAGCAATAATCTTTTGTTTATTGCTCAACCGTTCCATATTGTTCAATATATTATCAACTATCGTCAAATACACCCCTCCTTTTTAAAAATAATACTATATTCAATCGGTATAGTCAATATATTTTTTTATAATTTTAAAGTAATTACTTTAATTTCTGAATTTTATTCACATTTCCATCTATTGGTATGCCTTTTATTTGTATTAAATACTATAAAATTATTATAATTATATATCTTTATTAATAATTTTTAAAGTGGAATATAAAATATTATGATATAATATAAAATATATTTAATGCGAGGGGGCTTACAAATGTCTATAATAGCAAAAACTTATAGAGGAAATATGGTAGACCTTACTCATATAGGACATATTGCAGTAGTTAACCATAAAGGAGAGCTGCTGTATTATTATGGAGATCCTAACAGGGTAACATTTGCCAGATCATCAGCTAAACCTATACAAGCTATACCAGTTTTAGAAAGTGGGGCAATTGAAAAATATGGAATTACAGATAAAGAAATAGCCATATTCTGTGCTTCTCATAGTGGTGAAGATTTCCACGTGAAAACCGTGGAAAGTATTTTAAAAAAAGCCGAACTAAATAAAGACTATCTTCAATGTGGTTCACACTACCCCATAGCCAACTATGCCTCAAAGGAATTAAAAAGCAAAGGACTAGAGCCTGAAAATATACATTGTAATTGCTCAGGCAAACACTCTGGCATGCTAATAACGGCTAAATACTATGGTGAAGATTTAGATTCTTATTATAAACAGGAACATCCTGTACAAAGAAGAATAATGAATACCTTATCGGAAGTCTGTGAATATGATGAAAATAAGATAATCACAGCAATTGATGGATGTGGAGTGCCAGTTCATGCCATGCCTTTATATAAATTTGCCCATGGTTTTGCTAAACTATCTAAACCTGAAGTATTTAATCCCATTAGAAAAAAAGTGGTATCGAAAATTATAACATCAATGACT includes the following:
- a CDS encoding sigma-54 interaction domain-containing protein, whose amino-acid sequence is MKDKFTYSKCFVSTDKLYDKREYELLKDCFNFAIDQVNISSGLLVLYVEDGYVILVYDFKSKSYMYQYQGKKIIYDYEKDANICFYSKEVIDEGRSICILNFIDNEKISDNVNKLLDKVSNIIKNIFKISQKYSRYGEMVLKALDNVNDSISYCDKDGYVKYANKSCFKVLETNKQELFKKHLSELTIGKPMLLEILKNKKSIVDVEYFIKYNGKKFHFINSGYPVYSDDGKVIGAIDIFRSMERSRRFANNIAGYRAFFTFDDLIGQSIQMLRLIDRGKKFAKSDETILILGESGTGKELIAQSIHNYSSRSKGPFIALNCANFPNELIDSELFGYEEGAFTGARKGGKQGKFELASGGTLFLDEIGEMQIHLQAKLLRVLETMCITRIGGNSQVKLDVRIIAATNRKLERLVEEGKFRRDLYYRLKVLCIVASPLRERKEDIILLARYFIEKISKKSGKRAMDIEDSAIEILLNYSWPGNVRELENLISRIIFLCEGNKITEKTLYDAGMQAQGYDEIIKRNIIKIDKKILTDMMSKMGGNKKKTAEALGISRPTLYKMLKKYDVK
- a CDS encoding M20 family metallopeptidase; amino-acid sequence: MMLKQQISGEIEGIREELIDLSKRIHEKPELAFNEYSAVENIISLLEKHNFNVKKGIAGLETAFRAEYNGKGKGPTVAFLAEYDALPEIGHGCGHNLIGTMSVGAAIGLSKVANKIDGKIVVIGTPGEEGGGGKVIMVNKGVFDDIDYAMMIHPSTSNIICRGGLATRKLKIEYHGKSAHSSSPEEGINALQAVIHTFNFIDHIRAILPLKSNINGIITEGGKVPNVIPDYACCSFSVRADTVSDLKIVVKHIEHIVKSIENFMGVKANISKTLVYTERYPNKFIAEKLKDNIAQFGEEMHYPKPNIKYGSSDIGNVSLVVPAIHSYLKIAELGTISHSMAFTNAAITENAHNQMMKGAKALALTGFDIFSDEKLRQDIYDEFYKTVPKYDKYDIE
- a CDS encoding ABC transporter ATP-binding protein, whose amino-acid sequence is MEKILEVKNLEQKFDLNKGFLDKIKFRNGKFIKEERIVNAVNNISFSIDKGKVFSLVGESGCGKSTTARTVIKLIDPKGGQINFNGEDITDLTGNEMLKYRKKMQMIFQDPYASLNPRQKVLDILIEPMLFHKVVSSKNEAIEKAFEILQKVGIRAEQATRYPHQFSGGQRQRIGIARALAVEPEFIIADEPVSALDVSIQAQILNLMIDLKEEYNFSYLFIAHDLSVVKHISDDLGVMYLGKIVEKGSKGHIFKNPLHPYTKALFSAVPKLSGTNLKNSKNIEGEIPSAINLPSGCYFHERCPFAKAICSQEMPIEKEVETGHYVSCHQY
- a CDS encoding ABC transporter ATP-binding protein, with the translated sequence MKKKLLEVKNLRTYFHTFKGTVKAVDDISFDIDEGEILGVVGESGGGKSITGFSVIKLIDKPGKIETGEIIFDGQDLMEKSENQMNNIRGKEISMVFQDPMTSLNPVYTIGEQMEEVLILHEKLTKEQRRKRCVELLKSVGISNPESRLKSYPHQFSGGMRQRVVIAIALAANPKLIIADEPTTALDVTIQAQILRLMTNLVKEQGCSLMLITHDLAVVSEVADRINVMYCGKIVETGDTKSIVEDYVHPYTKGLIGSIPDLDKDKDRLEAIPGIVPNMFNLPKGCNFSPRCKHCQDICKEQEPELVEVSRGHYVACHFPLRKEAE
- a CDS encoding ABC transporter permease, coding for METQIQTSNKVQEKTSKWRLFLDSEFFYNYKKSPTAIIGSIIVVSVLLIAILGPLFTVQNPYDMSNIDLNNAYKPPAWNEGGEARFFLGTDQQGRDIFSAIVYGSRVSLIIGIAGTFLASVIGIVLGLMSGYFGGKVDVIIMRIADIQLSFPTMLIAIFLMSLIGRGIINILIALSLVGWVRYARTVRGETLSVKKKEFIEATKVIGLHNFKIIFKHVLPNVFTSIIVLSTIQVGSFILTEATLSFLGLGVPVTKPSLGMLCNNGFNVLYSGLWWVSIFPGLYIMIIVFGINLLGDFLRDELNPKLK
- a CDS encoding ABC transporter permease; the protein is MLRYLLTRISQLILVLFVVSILVFMFTSVMGNPVYLMVRENATEAEIQAAIEYLGLDKPLPVQYGVFVKNALKGDFGKSYIYHQPALGLIIERFPATLELVIIAMLLSALIGIPLGVISGAYPEKISSKTIMTLSIAGISLPSFWVGMVMIFLFSLTLGILPVSGRGDTGTILGIKTSLATVTGWKHLILPSITLALANIATIIRLTRAGMQENVRQDYVKFARAKGVSQRKVLFGHALKNTLIPVVTIFGLQLGSLIAFTTITETIFAWPGMGKLLIDAINSADRPIVAAYVLFVAVMFVFINFIVDILYTFIDPRIDLK
- a CDS encoding ABC transporter substrate-binding protein, with product MFKKTTVLFLITVLIVSLFAGCGGNTDTVNNSDGTDEGDNTDVPKEVVIGLAGDAYSLDPYPLNETITNAINNHLYDSLVAPDANLQPEPSLAETWEISDDAKTWTFNLRKGVKFHNGNDFTADDVIYSFDRSKEEMSAFKYCLSTVESYEKINDYTLKVVCKDSNALLLAHLKDLMILDKETCEGQSDEWIALNPNGTGRYEFVEHVRGDKIVFERNDDFWGELPDVEKVTFKPITNEGTRTANMVSGSVDFIADVPVRDIEILKSKDNIEIVSQPSLRVIYLNLAGWTDTPSKDAEMPLKSPDGSNPFKDIKVREAMYRAINEEEIVEKIMNNYATPAATYIPEGFNGYNPDIERLSYDPELAEKLLDEAGYSRQDDGYRFEVTLDASNDRYINDAEIATAVAGYFEKVGIKVNLNLMSRTIFFTYISGTNKEGDNTHLCMTGWADSGGESALMGLDLVYSMAQNGYVKDGYGAVNRGYYQNPEVDKLVDQAIATADPAERDKIMQEVWKVAADDVSYIPLHFQQDIYAHSKDVKYHPRKDNYIHAWDIEFVK
- a CDS encoding MurR/RpiR family transcriptional regulator; this encodes MTIVDNILNNMERLSNKQKIIAEYLIKNRGKVGFMSLKDISQEIDVSEVTILNFCKSIEIDSFTELKKSFQELIKKQLHVPNEIKSSLQELDNLKDVYNNIIQIHKLNYERALSHNSIEKFQEISYLISKSRRIYICGQGISKVIAEYINSRLRLINIDSVTLEVGDIMESSIDFARATTDDCFILISFPKYSHSIINLAQYLFKNNFTYISITDSDNSPLSKNSKYSLKSHSDSLVFHNFISSTICLIEILIVILSFNMKDKLMSHFDNLEEIQSLLSQNLNNQ
- a CDS encoding asparaginase; the encoded protein is MSIIAKTYRGNMVDLTHIGHIAVVNHKGELLYYYGDPNRVTFARSSAKPIQAIPVLESGAIEKYGITDKEIAIFCASHSGEDFHVKTVESILKKAELNKDYLQCGSHYPIANYASKELKSKGLEPENIHCNCSGKHSGMLITAKYYGEDLDSYYKQEHPVQRRIMNTLSEVCEYDENKIITAIDGCGVPVHAMPLYKFAHGFAKLSKPEVFNPIRKKVVSKIITSMTKYPEMVGGTNRICTDLMKICGDRLFAKSGASAYYAIGLKDKGIGIAFKIEDGNSKIMPAIVLETLKQLKIITDKELKQLEKYYILDIKNHKKEIVGQTKTEFDLIKNN